Below is a window of Oncorhynchus clarkii lewisi isolate Uvic-CL-2024 chromosome 19, UVic_Ocla_1.0, whole genome shotgun sequence DNA.
TTCACTTTTCTTTGAAAGGAAATGATTGGTTTAAGAAAACTCTCTAGCCTATGCCTGCGTCATACAAGGATTTGAAATATGTGGGAAGTAGTGAACGAGTGTACACTGCAGGAGAAATGAGATATTATTGGGACACATACTCTGTCTCAAGCTGTCTTTAACCCCTTTGTCCCTCTTCTTTATCTCCCCCCCATAGGCCAAGCGAAAGCTGGACCTGGAggacccgctctacctccctgaCTTCAGGACCCCTAAAGGGAAGGGGAGCACAGCCGCAGCCAGTCATCCAAGTCCCAAAAGTAAGTATCTGCATCAATGAGAAAAAGCAATGGCCCCTACTTTAACGTTTCTTCATAAGCACTGCCTCCTACTTTAATGTTTCTTCATAAGCACTGCCTCCTACTTTAACGTTTCTTCATAAGCACTGCCTCCTACTTTAATGCTTCTTCATAAGCCCTGCCTCCTACTTTAACGTTTCTTCATAAGCACTGCCTCCTACTTTAACGTTTCTTCATAAGCACTGCCTCCTACTTTAATGCTTCTTCATAAGCCCTGCCTCCTACTTTAACGTTTCTTCATAAGCACTGCCTCCTACTTTAACGTTTCTTCATAAGCCCTGCTTCCTACTTTAATGTTTCTTCATAAGCACTGCCTCCTACTTTAATGTTTCTTCATAAGCACTGTCTCCTACTTTAATGTTTCTTCATAAGCACTGCCTCCTACTTTAACGTTTTTTCATAAGCACTGCCTTCTACTTTAACGTTTCTTCATAAGCACTGCCTGCTACTTTAACATTTCTTCATAAGCACTGCCTCCTACTTTAACATTTCTTCATAAGCACTGCCTCCTACTTTAACGTTTCTTCATAAGCACTGCCTCCTACTTTAACGTTTCTTCATAAGCCCTGCCTTCTACTTTAACGTTTCTTCATAAGCACTGCCTTCTACTTTAACATTTCTTCATAAGCACTGCCTCCTACTTTAACGTTTCTTCATAAGCACTCTCTCCTACTTTAACGTTTCTTCATAAGCACTGCCTACTACTTTAACGTTTCTTCATAAGCACTGCCTCCTACTTTAACGTTTCTTCATAAGCACTGCCTCCTACTTTAACGTTTCTTCATTCTCAAATAAGGGATGGTTTGCATAAAGCGACACAacatcaatccatccatccacccatctgcCCATCAATCCACCCATCTGCCCATCCATctgcccatccatccatccatcaatccactcatccatccatctgcccatccatccattcatcaatccacccatccatccatccatccatccattcatccatccgcccatcatggatggatggatgtagaaaatagtaaaaaataaataacaacatttgattgagtaggtgtgtccaaacttttgacctatactgtacctagattaaaaaatatatataggcaTATCATAATTGCCCTGCTCCTGCATTCTTCAACACGTCTCACTTCTATGACCTATGACCCTCAGCGCCCAAGTCTCCTGGTGAGCGGACGCGCTACGACACCTCGCTTGGTTTGCTGACCAAGAAGTTTGTTGGCCTGCTGAGCGAGTCACCTGACGGCGTGCTGGACCTCAACTGGGCCACCGAGGTCCTCGAGGTGCAGAAGAGACGCATCTATGACATCACCAACGTGCTGGAGGGCGTGCAGCTGATCCGCAAGAAGTCCAAGAACAACATCCAGTGGTTGTGAGTAGCACACTAAGGAGAAGTGGACAAGTACACTTAGCAAAGTATCCTTAGAACAAGTAGCTTCTCATCGCTGGGTCTAATTCCAAAATCACGCCCCTACTCCTGggcgttttttggggggggttaacAATATGGTAATAGGTTCAAACCATACCTGACCATAATCTGTACTGTGACGTACAGATCCTATTCAGcgtgtttgagtcaatcagtagTTTGAGCAAAGCACAGAATCAGTAACATATCCCACTGCAATGTAGGCCATCTCAAACACGTACATTATCTAGCAACTCCAGGTGGCTGATCATGTAAAATATGTGTCCGTTGCCTGCCAGGGTGGGCGGTGTGTTCGAGGGCTCGGCCAGCAGCGGGGAGAAGTCACGTGCCCTGCGGCGGGAGCTGGGTGAGCTGGAGAGGGCTGAAAAGGCCTTGGATGATCTGATCACGTCCAGTAGTGCCCAGATCAAGGAGCTGACcgaacacagagacaaccagcgGCTAGGCTACGTTACCTACCAGGACATCAGGTCGATAGCCCGTCTGCAGGACCAGACGGTCATCGCTGTCAAGGCCCCGTCAGAAACCAAGCTGGAGGTCCCAGAGTCCTCAGGGGTGAGTGGTCAACGGTCATAGACACACGGAGCTGGCTGTTAACGTGTCGTTAACACCGGAGCGGATCGGCTAGCCTATTTCTGCTTTCGTTTAAGAAATAAAAAAAGACAAGGAGTAAAGTATTACAAATCAGACTGACGTAGTTCCCGACACATTATACTGGATTGATATATAGTTCCAGGTCGTTATTGTAAGAAGATAATTTGTTCTCAGTGATTTACTTGGTCTAAATAAAGGCCGTATGGTTTAGGTCAGCGTTTTGCCCTGacattacacagctgattcataTCATCAaagctttgggggggggggggggggttgggaacCCCTAGTGTAGGAGGATGTGTCTAACATTCTTACCGTTTCATGTGGTTTCCTCTCGTACAAATACTTACATTACGGCCCACGTCTTGAGGAAGGACCCATTTTTTGCAGTTACTACATTACTGCACTATTTGTTGCACGGTTACAGCTGTATTTGTGGATTCAGTCTGTGAATGTACTAGCCTCTGTGTAATGTTTTTGTCATGACTTTAACTAAATGTATTTTCACATATGTTGCATTGGCCTCACTGTATATAATGCAGTTGCAGGCAACACATTACATTACGTTGCTTTCCTACCGTGATTAAATGAGTAACAACATTGTATTAACATGAGCTTCCCGTTGTCCCGCACCCTCAGGGCTCCCAACAGATCTACCTGAAGAGTAAGAACGGCCCCATCGAGGTGTACCTCTGTCCCGAGGAGGGCCTGGAGGATGCCAGCCCCGTCAAGAGCACCACCACCCCCAGGAAAGAGTACTCTCATCACCCCCTGGGTCACACTGCCACCACCTCCCCAGCCATGGCACCACCACAGTACACCACCATCAAACAGGAGGTCAAGCAGGAGTCCATTGAGGGTAAGCTGAACTGGGGGGCTTGTGATTGATACAGCTACTGTCCACATTATGTGGTTTACtgacctaatctctctctctgtctctcctctctattttctctctctctgtctctctctctgttcctctctctctctgtctctcctctctctcttttctctctctctgtctcgctctctgtctctcctctctttctctctcgttctcttctctctcttgttctctcgttctctctctcctagctGAACTCTCCAGACCAACACCGGTGGTCCCCAACTCCTCCACCAGCAGCAGCACTACCCTCCTTGACGTAGAAGGTCTCCTGGGCCTGCCCCCCAGCATGCTCCAGATGACAGAGGACCAGCTCTCGGGACCCGGGTTTACCCCTGACCCCAACGCCCCCTTCGTCAGCTTCTCACCGGCCCTCGACCACGACGACTACCTATGGGGGCTGGAGGACGGCGAGGGCGTGTCCGACTTCTTCGACACCTACGACCTGGGAGACCTGCTGCGAAGctgagagacgtagagagacttTGAATCCTAAATCAAGCCCTACATTCTAATCACTTGAGTAGATCTGAGAGGGTTGGATAGGTGTAAAGTGGCACTGGCAACCTTGTCGAGGGTGCTTATGGTTTAGGGTCTAGCAGTTGATTTGGGAttcaggaagagagggaaggagaggagggatgggagagggtaGACTATCTGCACGAATAGGGCGAGGAGTTCTTCCCACATCGCGTGACCTGGAGAAACGTATTTATCTAGTTATAGCTTAGTTGTGACCATACAAACAGAATCACTAAATAGAATGAAAACAAATAGTAattgacctgaccaggaaaacctCCAGGCCCCAGTTGTAATAGGATATAAGTGGTCAGGGAAAACTCCAGGCCCTATTCATGAAGGAGTAGTGTCCTCTGTAGGGGTATGGGGTAGGGAGGAAATGTTACACTATGAAGCCATCAACTCTTTGCTTTAGCCATGTCTATTCCACGTTAATGATTTGTCAGAAAAAAATGGGTCTCTTTGTGTCAATTGTACATATATTTTTATACCTTTGTGGTTTGGAATTCAGAGTAGGGCCTGGATTGACACTGgtttgtgtgtgtccagtttATAAAACTCTCAACGTTTTTGTGTTGTGTATTTGTATAGCGGACAATTCGTATCCATCAC
It encodes the following:
- the LOC139374357 gene encoding transcription factor E2F2-like; the protein is MMRMPKGVSPASSRGAVGGLSCSQNKVLSGVKTEFFSTGLPSPPMNSVPAGYFTQICNTTAAEQRANCLYATPHGPEAKPIRSSSGRLPAKRKLDLEDPLYLPDFRTPKGKGSTAAASHPSPKTPKSPGERTRYDTSLGLLTKKFVGLLSESPDGVLDLNWATEVLEVQKRRIYDITNVLEGVQLIRKKSKNNIQWLVGGVFEGSASSGEKSRALRRELGELERAEKALDDLITSSSAQIKELTEHRDNQRLGYVTYQDIRSIARLQDQTVIAVKAPSETKLEVPESSGGSQQIYLKSKNGPIEVYLCPEEGLEDASPVKSTTTPRKEYSHHPLGHTATTSPAMAPPQYTTIKQEVKQESIEAELSRPTPVVPNSSTSSSTTLLDVEGLLGLPPSMLQMTEDQLSGPGFTPDPNAPFVSFSPALDHDDYLWGLEDGEGVSDFFDTYDLGDLLRS